The sequence below is a genomic window from Bosea sp. F3-2.
CGCGCAAGGTCCGGATATTCGATCTCACCGGGCTGATGCGAGCGCGGCACCGAGACGGCGTATTGAGCATAGGCCAGGCCCGGTTGGCGGTCGGGCGTGAAGACGCCGCGCGAGCGCGGAACGCTTGCGCGTGGTGCGACGAGAACTCGACATTGCGGGCGCCGGCATCGCTGACATTCGTCGGGGCGAGCGCCGCATCGGTCGGCGCAGCCCGCAGCCGGCGAGGAGAAGCATGCCGGCGAGAGCCCAGGCCGGATCCACGCGGAACGAACGGCTTCGCTGCCAAAACCGGCTGGCGCTGCCTATTCCTGTCGGGCCCGCGGCGACGACCATCGGAGCACCCTCCCGCATCGTCAATCAGCGCATTACGACTCGTCTTCGACGTCCGTTCAACCGGCAGGCGTGATTGCAGCCGTTCTCATCCGCTCCCGCGCTCGGCGATGGCGGTGCCGGCATCGTCGACAGGGCGGCGGCGAATGCGGCGAAGCAGCGCGCCGGCGCCTTGGCTTACTATGCCGATCGAGAAGAGGCTGCCGGGGCTGCATGGATCGTATCGACGCGATGAAGGTGTTCGTTGCCGCTCTCGACGAGGGAAGCCTCGCCGGGGCAGGGCGCCAGCTCGGCCGGTCTCCGGCGGCAGTAAGCCGGGCGATCGCCTTCCTCGAACAGCAGGTCGGCGCGACGCTGCTCCACCGCACCACCCGGGCGATCAGGCTCAGCGAGATCGGCGAGCGCTATGCCGCCGCCTGCCGGCGCGTCCTCGCCGAGCTGCAGCAGGCCGAGGCTGTGGCCGGGGGCGAACGTATCGCGCCGCGCGGCACCTTGACCATCACCGCGCCGCCGATCAGCGGCGAGGAGATCCTTCGCCCGATCATCGATGCCTTCATCGAAGCCTTCCCGGCCGTCTCGGTCAATCTCGTCCTGCTCGTGCGGGGTGCGAATCTGATCGAGGAAGGAATCGACATCGCCCTGCGCATTCTGGATCTGCCGGATTCTGCGATGACCGCGATCCGCATCGGCGGCGACGTCCGGCCGGTGATCGTGGCCTCGCCACGCTATCTCAGCCAGCATCCGCGCATCGACGAACCGGGCGACCTGGCTCAGCACAGCATCATTGCCTGCACCGATTTCGGGCGCGACGCTTGGGTCTTCCCGCCAGCGAAGGGCGGCTCGATTCCGCGCTCCGTCCAGTTCAAGCCGAGGCTCGTCGTCAACAGCGTCAGGGCAGCGTTGGGTGCGGCCGTCGGCGGGCTCGGCGTCACGCGATTACTGACCTATCATGTCGCCGAACGCGTGCAGGACGGCTCGCTGCAGCTCCTGCTGCGGGACGCCGAGCCGCCGGCCCGCCCCGTCAATCTGGTGCTGCCGCAGGGACGCTCGAATGTCCCGAAGGTCAGGGCCTTCCTTGATTTCGCGGTGCCGCGGCTGCGCGCCGACTTTGCGCGGCTTTCGGCCGAGTCGGTCGCGATGCGATCCTGAGCCGTCGATCCTTCCGTTATGCGGAAGAATGCCTGCCGAACGTCGGGCATTCAGCCGCAGTGCGAAATTCCCAAAATGATCCTCACCAGGCCAGACGGGCCGGACAGCGACAATTCCGCTCGCTGTCGAAGAGATGAGGATCATCATGAGCAACGAACGGAAGGTGGCGATCATCACCGGTGCTTCGCAGGGCATCGGCGCCGCGCTGGTCAAGGGGTTCCGCGACCGCAACTATCGCGTCGTGGCGACGTCGCGCTCGATCAAGCAGACCGGAGACCATGACATTCTCGCGGTTCCCGGCGACATCGCCGATCCGGCGACTGCCGAGACGGTCATCCGCGAGGCGCTGGCTCGTTTCGGGGCGCATCGACACGCTGGTCAACAATGCCGGCATCTTCATCGCCAAGCCCTTCACCGATTACACGGCCGCCGATTTCGAAGCCAAGATCGCGACCAATCTCGCCGCTTCTTCCACATCACCCAACAGGCCGCCTCGGCGATGCTGAAGCAAGGCTCCGGCCATATCGTCAGCATCACCACCAGCCTGACAGACCATGCGATCGCCGGCGTTCCGACCGTGCTCGCCAACCTGACCAAGGGCGGCATCAACGCGGCGACCAAGGCGCTCGCCATCGAATATGCCACCCAGGGCATCCGCGTGAACGCGGTCTCGCCGGGCGTGATCAAGACGCCGATGCATGCGCCGCAGACCCATGAATTCCTGGCCAATCTGCATCCGGTCAAGCGGATGGGCGAGATCCGGGACATCGTGGATGCCGTGCTGTTCCTGGAGAGCGCCGGGTTCGTCACCGGCGAGATCCTGCATGTCGATGGCGGCCAGAGTGCCGGACACTGACCACAATCCGAAGCAGCAGGAGGTTTCCATGCCGATCGTCACTATTCAGGTTACCCGTGAGGGCTCCGGCCCGGGCGCCCCGCGGT
It includes:
- a CDS encoding LysR family transcriptional regulator translates to MDRIDAMKVFVAALDEGSLAGAGRQLGRSPAAVSRAIAFLEQQVGATLLHRTTRAIRLSEIGERYAAACRRVLAELQQAEAVAGGERIAPRGTLTITAPPISGEEILRPIIDAFIEAFPAVSVNLVLLVRGANLIEEGIDIALRILDLPDSAMTAIRIGGDVRPVIVASPRYLSQHPRIDEPGDLAQHSIIACTDFGRDAWVFPPAKGGSIPRSVQFKPRLVVNSVRAALGAAVGGLGVTRLLTYHVAERVQDGSLQLLLRDAEPPARPVNLVLPQGRSNVPKVRAFLDFAVPRLRADFARLSAESVAMRS
- a CDS encoding SDR family oxidoreductase codes for the protein MSNERKVAIITGASQGIGAALVKGFRDRNYRVVATSRSIKQTGDHDILAVPGDIADPATAETVIREALARFGAHRHAGQQCRHLHRQALHRLHGRRFRSQDRDQSRRFFHITQQAASAMLKQGSGHIVSITTSLTDHAIAGVPTVLANLTKGGINAATKALAIEYATQGIRVNAVSPGVIKTPMHAPQTHEFLANLHPVKRMGEIRDIVDAVLFLESAGFVTGEILHVDGGQSAGH